The following proteins are encoded in a genomic region of Thermococcus henrietii:
- a CDS encoding hydrogenase subunit MbhD domain-containing protein encodes MIEIHLIILAIVVSFGFAFSYLAMKEHDLLKALALSSVQSTFFALGFYILAAPDIVLAYLAIAVGAYTALVILAISKTERYEVGE; translated from the coding sequence ATGATTGAGATTCACCTGATAATACTTGCGATAGTCGTTTCCTTCGGCTTCGCCTTCAGCTACCTGGCCATGAAGGAGCACGACCTGCTCAAGGCCCTCGCTTTGAGCTCCGTCCAGTCAACGTTCTTCGCCCTCGGCTTCTACATACTCGCGGCTCCGGACATAGTCCTTGCCTACCTCGCCATAGCAGTGGGAGCCTACACCGCCCTCGTAATCCTCGCCATAAGCAAAACGGAGCGCTACGAGGTGGGAGAATGA
- the mnhG gene encoding monovalent cation/H(+) antiporter subunit G: MIIEDVIFIIGSVAILLGAVYDLIAAIGLLRFKDFYMRTHAATVGTVGGAALPVFGAGLVALVYYPLGAQRFFMAGIAFTVGVLILLIAPTGTHSLVSAVYFGRVGKKPPLVVDQLEEDLPAREDVAELVREHEELPGEEEEPKFTFRRLAR; the protein is encoded by the coding sequence ATGATTATCGAGGACGTCATCTTCATCATCGGCTCGGTCGCGATACTACTTGGAGCGGTCTACGACCTCATAGCGGCGATAGGCCTGCTCAGGTTCAAGGACTTCTATATGAGAACCCACGCCGCGACCGTTGGGACCGTCGGAGGCGCCGCGTTGCCTGTCTTTGGTGCCGGTTTGGTGGCGCTCGTTTACTACCCGCTCGGCGCCCAGAGGTTCTTCATGGCGGGAATAGCCTTCACCGTCGGCGTCCTAATCCTCCTGATAGCGCCCACCGGAACCCACTCCCTCGTCTCAGCGGTTTACTTCGGAAGGGTCGGAAAGAAACCGCCCCTCGTCGTTGACCAGCTCGAGGAGGACCTACCGGCGAGAGAGGACGTTGCAGAACTCGTCCGCGAGCATGAAGAGTTGCCCGGCGAGGAGGAAGAGCCCAAGTTCACCTTCAGGAGGCTGGCGAGATGA
- a CDS encoding monovalent cation/H+ antiporter complex subunit F has product MNVEVVFNEVLYFAAVIYTLAFVLYGIRAIKGPTTADIILAVDCLSFDMAAFMVILGIYFKSIMLASGAIILALWAFMLDIYYTKYVLYGEVEV; this is encoded by the coding sequence ATGAACGTTGAGGTCGTTTTCAACGAGGTCCTCTACTTTGCCGCCGTCATCTACACCCTCGCGTTCGTCCTCTATGGAATCCGCGCGATTAAGGGCCCGACGACGGCCGACATAATCCTCGCAGTTGACTGCCTGTCCTTCGACATGGCGGCGTTTATGGTAATATTAGGAATCTACTTCAAGTCCATTATGCTCGCGAGCGGTGCGATAATCCTGGCCCTGTGGGCCTTCATGCTGGACATCTACTACACCAAGTACGTCCTCTACGGGGAGGTGGAGGTATGA
- a CDS encoding complex I subunit 5 family protein — MSLYVMELALGLLFIASLVGLVSGKRAYYVTLVSSVFLFASAVEGLNGLSGEIIPFLPTTVRIDSLSALFLLVTAFITFTLSLYLLSYEVKGDERFLAMATNMALLSAVVFLSTNNIERLTLFYELFAVFTAVMVLASETRGSRKATWRYLVLTQVFGIIPLLMATGLAYGAVGSLHHLTFYGLRENLGNLAVSPAFLLVLFLSASLVRSGAFPFHVWVPRVYRSLPSPFIPVFLLGEALGVYMLLRVAHFVLPAGETLGYVVAFIGTVTAFATLYSFKEIRLKRKFAYHSVMDVGIAYFALGSSLVLQGTFLGTVALLGALLHVLYQVLYKSSLFFGLGAIEHYGEEPNICSLRKLLKGHVIALLMSLSVFSMAGIPPLSAFVSKWLIYTASMGTTNVLLWLMVVTIAFLGIFPLASIIQVRRINRLICKREVERDEVPFAIRTVTGIVSLASFLVAVFPFILLPWLTGSLKELGYPLPETPSQLFLGSPGSLIALVTLVAMAVIGWRIGKMPTERVSEILLIFYNMGDILRFTADYFLSLGKGFYLQRVLPIIKVVPKHEVPLIRDYDDALDYPVRHLDEAMFMPLIRAVERLARWGRSRNLDMNALISGFAIAMAILIILLGVFA; from the coding sequence ATGAGCCTCTACGTCATGGAACTGGCCCTCGGACTGCTATTCATAGCTTCACTCGTTGGCCTCGTCTCAGGAAAGCGGGCCTATTACGTTACCCTTGTCTCTTCCGTCTTTCTGTTTGCGAGCGCCGTTGAGGGATTGAACGGCCTCTCAGGTGAGATAATCCCCTTCCTCCCCACGACCGTCAGGATAGATTCCCTTTCGGCCCTCTTCCTGCTTGTCACTGCCTTCATCACGTTCACGCTCTCGCTCTACCTGCTCTCCTATGAGGTGAAGGGGGACGAGAGGTTCTTAGCGATGGCCACCAACATGGCACTCCTTTCGGCAGTGGTCTTTCTGTCAACAAACAACATAGAGAGGCTCACGCTCTTTTACGAGCTCTTCGCGGTCTTTACAGCCGTAATGGTGCTGGCATCGGAGACGAGGGGCTCGAGAAAGGCCACATGGCGCTACCTCGTCCTCACGCAGGTCTTCGGTATAATCCCCCTCCTTATGGCGACCGGCTTGGCCTACGGCGCCGTTGGGAGCCTGCACCACCTGACCTTCTACGGCCTCCGCGAGAACCTTGGAAACCTCGCGGTCAGTCCTGCGTTTCTCCTCGTCCTCTTCCTCTCGGCTTCCCTCGTCAGGAGCGGGGCGTTTCCCTTCCACGTCTGGGTTCCGAGGGTTTACCGCTCGCTTCCGAGCCCCTTCATTCCGGTTTTCCTCCTCGGCGAGGCCCTTGGGGTTTACATGCTCCTCAGGGTTGCCCACTTCGTTCTCCCTGCGGGGGAGACGCTCGGCTACGTCGTGGCCTTTATCGGCACGGTTACGGCCTTTGCGACGCTCTACTCCTTCAAGGAAATCAGGCTCAAGCGCAAGTTCGCCTACCACAGCGTTATGGACGTTGGAATAGCCTACTTCGCCCTCGGGAGCTCCCTCGTGCTTCAGGGAACCTTCCTCGGAACCGTTGCGCTCCTCGGAGCTTTGCTTCACGTCCTGTATCAGGTGCTCTACAAGAGCTCCCTCTTCTTCGGCCTCGGCGCGATAGAGCATTACGGCGAAGAGCCAAACATCTGTTCCCTCAGGAAACTCCTCAAGGGGCACGTCATCGCGCTCCTAATGTCGCTCTCCGTCTTTTCGATGGCTGGAATTCCTCCCCTCTCAGCCTTCGTGAGCAAGTGGCTCATCTACACGGCTTCAATGGGCACTACCAACGTCCTCCTCTGGCTGATGGTCGTCACGATAGCGTTCCTCGGAATATTCCCGCTGGCCTCGATAATCCAGGTCAGAAGGATAAACAGGCTCATCTGTAAGAGGGAAGTTGAAAGGGATGAAGTTCCCTTCGCGATAAGAACCGTCACGGGAATAGTCTCGCTCGCGAGCTTCCTCGTGGCGGTGTTCCCATTCATCCTGCTCCCATGGCTGACGGGTTCGCTCAAAGAACTCGGCTACCCCCTGCCAGAGACTCCGTCACAGCTCTTCCTGGGAAGTCCCGGTTCGCTCATTGCACTCGTCACGCTCGTGGCTATGGCGGTCATCGGCTGGAGAATCGGTAAGATGCCAACAGAACGCGTCAGCGAAATACTCCTAATCTTCTACAACATGGGCGACATACTGCGCTTCACGGCGGACTACTTTCTCTCGCTGGGCAAGGGCTTTTACCTCCAGCGGGTTCTTCCAATCATAAAGGTCGTTCCGAAGCATGAGGTTCCGCTCATCAGGGACTACGACGACGCGCTCGACTACCCTGTGAGGCACCTCGACGAGGCCATGTTCATGCCACTCATAAGGGCCGTTGAAAGGCTCGCCCGCTGGGGCAGGTCAAGGAACCTCGACATGAACGCGCTCATAAGTGGCTTCGCGATTGCGATGGCAATCCTCATAATCCTCCTGGGGGTGTTCGCATGA
- a CDS encoding hydrogenase 4 subunit D, producing the protein MIGLLATLTFTVPLIGGLILFRLDERKADVIMLASFISAMITQLGVAVLYLLGHEELIHITYLKSAQFGEVYGLIIDPMSVLIGTVVAVAGFIFMFYGVEYMSERNVGHPGGKGRGLFYAWMTLFEGATLGFIYSSTFLGLLIFFELMGLACWGVVSYYNTREARRAGFKAFIIPNVGAMIGFYTAIYIGLTQLHDLSLFSLSKVSPDVKPWLFLALLIAGYTKSAQFPTYSWIPDAMEAPTPASAFLHGAAMVEMGVYLVARVIQFIGPLPVWVFYFMAVMVSLTLLIPILNYPVQKDAKRLLAYSTVAEAGIMFSGLTYAVLGLTGKAPGFDIGLKAAMFQLTTHAFVKGLAFLTAGTFTYSLGTLDLRRISGLREILPVNGLAWTVALLGLAGLPPMGIAFSKAELITNLSLVKVSALAWLPIVMVLTDSAVFLWVGLKWITKNVFGRPNVEKVSTHPIITASLVTLIVLTLVSAYFAYPLVEEITFYGVIP; encoded by the coding sequence ATGATAGGCCTTCTCGCAACGTTAACCTTCACAGTCCCGCTCATCGGTGGGCTAATCCTCTTCAGGCTCGACGAGAGAAAAGCGGACGTTATAATGCTCGCCTCCTTCATATCGGCGATGATTACTCAGCTCGGCGTTGCGGTCCTCTATCTCCTCGGCCACGAGGAGCTTATTCACATCACCTACCTTAAAAGCGCCCAGTTCGGCGAGGTTTATGGCCTTATAATCGACCCCATGAGCGTTTTGATAGGCACTGTTGTTGCCGTTGCGGGATTCATTTTCATGTTCTATGGCGTCGAGTACATGAGCGAGAGAAACGTCGGCCACCCTGGAGGAAAGGGCAGGGGACTCTTCTACGCCTGGATGACGCTCTTTGAAGGGGCAACACTCGGATTCATATACTCCTCAACCTTTCTCGGCCTGCTCATCTTCTTCGAGCTGATGGGGCTTGCCTGTTGGGGTGTCGTGAGTTATTACAACACCAGGGAAGCGAGGAGGGCTGGCTTCAAGGCCTTCATAATCCCGAACGTTGGGGCGATGATAGGCTTCTACACGGCCATCTACATCGGCCTCACCCAGCTCCACGATTTGAGTCTGTTCTCGCTCTCGAAGGTCTCGCCCGATGTCAAGCCCTGGCTGTTCCTTGCTTTACTCATAGCGGGCTACACCAAGAGCGCCCAGTTCCCGACCTACTCCTGGATTCCGGACGCGATGGAGGCCCCAACCCCCGCGAGCGCTTTCCTTCACGGCGCGGCGATGGTCGAGATGGGCGTTTACCTCGTCGCGAGGGTTATCCAGTTCATCGGCCCCCTTCCGGTCTGGGTCTTCTACTTCATGGCCGTCATGGTCTCCCTCACGCTCCTCATTCCGATACTCAACTACCCGGTTCAGAAGGACGCGAAGAGGCTTTTAGCTTACTCAACGGTTGCCGAGGCCGGAATAATGTTCTCCGGATTGACTTACGCCGTCCTCGGCCTCACGGGCAAGGCACCGGGCTTTGACATCGGCCTCAAAGCGGCGATGTTCCAGCTGACTACTCACGCCTTCGTGAAGGGCCTGGCCTTTCTCACCGCCGGAACCTTCACGTACTCCCTTGGAACTCTCGACCTGAGGCGGATAAGCGGTCTCAGGGAAATCCTGCCCGTGAACGGCCTCGCGTGGACGGTGGCGCTCCTCGGTTTAGCGGGCCTTCCCCCGATGGGAATAGCCTTCAGCAAGGCCGAGCTGATAACCAACCTGAGCCTCGTCAAGGTTTCCGCCCTGGCCTGGCTCCCGATTGTCATGGTCCTAACCGATTCGGCCGTCTTCCTCTGGGTCGGCCTCAAGTGGATAACGAAGAACGTCTTCGGCAGGCCCAACGTCGAAAAGGTCAGCACCCACCCGATAATAACCGCGTCGCTCGTGACCCTCATCGTCCTGACGCTGGTCTCAGCGTACTTCGCCTACCCGCTTGTCGAGGAGATAACCTTCTACGGGGTGATACCATGA
- a CDS encoding polyprenyl synthetase family protein, protein MESLDERLIEALEGSVELAKKIGEYIIRSGGKRIRPRITLAVAEGLGLDESDALDLASAIELIHTASLVHDDVIDLAEKRRNNPTVVMRWGPELAVLSGDFLFVRALRIIAGKKVEMVDYVAKVVEDMVKAEILQEAVRGSVHLDLDTYYRIIDGKTGRLFGASFALPAYYAGKPYWGELDRAGTLVGRAFQIVDDVLDYFPGTGKDRFKDLLNGKTTLPLILYTERYGSSLVERILKNPREEDLLELFEKMVRAGVFEESLARARGYVKEALGLVGNLPFNGSNVVNLVSEYFEGVFKRVSAVVP, encoded by the coding sequence ATGGAATCGCTGGACGAGAGGCTCATTGAAGCCCTTGAGGGGAGCGTTGAGCTCGCCAAGAAAATCGGGGAGTACATAATCCGGAGCGGGGGAAAGAGGATAAGGCCGAGGATAACCCTGGCAGTTGCTGAGGGCCTTGGACTCGACGAAAGCGATGCCCTCGACCTCGCCTCCGCGATAGAGCTAATCCACACCGCGAGTCTGGTTCACGACGACGTCATTGATTTGGCGGAAAAGAGGAGGAACAACCCGACCGTCGTCATGCGCTGGGGGCCGGAGCTTGCCGTCCTCAGCGGTGATTTCCTCTTCGTCCGCGCGCTGAGGATTATAGCGGGGAAGAAGGTCGAGATGGTGGACTACGTTGCGAAGGTCGTCGAGGACATGGTCAAGGCCGAAATCCTCCAGGAGGCCGTGCGGGGGAGCGTCCACCTTGACCTCGACACCTACTACAGGATAATAGATGGGAAAACCGGACGGCTCTTCGGTGCCTCCTTTGCGCTTCCCGCTTACTACGCCGGAAAGCCCTACTGGGGGGAGCTCGATAGGGCCGGAACGCTCGTGGGAAGGGCGTTTCAGATAGTTGATGATGTTCTCGACTACTTCCCGGGAACGGGAAAGGACCGCTTTAAGGATTTGCTCAACGGAAAAACGACCCTCCCGCTGATTCTCTACACCGAGCGCTACGGCTCCTCCCTCGTCGAGAGAATCCTCAAGAACCCAAGGGAGGAGGACCTTCTCGAGCTCTTTGAGAAGATGGTTAGGGCGGGCGTTTTCGAGGAGTCCCTTGCGAGGGCGAGGGGTTACGTGAAGGAGGCGCTCGGGCTCGTCGGGAACTTGCCCTTCAACGGAAGCAATGTCGTAAACCTCGTTTCGGAATATTTTGAGGGGGTCTTTAAGAGGGTCAGCGCCGTCGTGCCATGA
- a CDS encoding DUF3887 domain-containing protein — protein MKMRKALPLALTLTLLLLLSAPVTADEFTEKGNAFMESFIKAMNTGNYSLIEPYMSERLKKELGEREFAQLREFTLTNYGKLLSFSFVNESREGDMVKLEYEVKAEKGSFPVALTYENGELVGIGLGVRAKPNPAGMVAMIIGSLLVLGAFYFIRKPSIPDLVLGAGIALGLSVIIPFYGIISLIVAYSTVARALFTAFTTAITVEAVKFYFSRNRDGLSLGLGLGIGQYVLLSIGTFVATNFIMQLPVSFTGPTYWAFLFALAFTAFHALSAGTYSKLRNVKFLLLFALIEGLALVMESLSYLGLSLLLVLLGVGAGLRLGGVIDGIAGREAH, from the coding sequence ATGAAGATGAGAAAGGCACTGCCCCTCGCTTTAACTTTAACCCTGCTTCTGCTCCTCAGTGCCCCGGTTACAGCCGACGAGTTCACCGAGAAGGGAAACGCTTTCATGGAGAGCTTCATAAAGGCAATGAACACCGGCAACTACTCCCTAATAGAGCCATACATGAGCGAGAGGCTCAAGAAGGAACTCGGGGAAAGAGAGTTCGCCCAGCTCAGGGAGTTCACCCTGACCAACTACGGAAAGTTGCTGTCCTTCAGCTTCGTCAACGAGAGTCGTGAAGGGGACATGGTGAAGCTGGAATACGAGGTCAAGGCGGAGAAGGGAAGCTTTCCGGTCGCTCTAACATATGAGAACGGCGAGCTCGTTGGAATCGGCCTCGGGGTGAGGGCAAAGCCGAACCCGGCCGGAATGGTCGCGATGATTATCGGCTCCCTGCTCGTTCTGGGGGCGTTTTACTTCATCAGGAAGCCCTCAATTCCGGACCTCGTCCTCGGCGCTGGAATTGCGCTCGGCCTCTCGGTTATAATTCCATTCTACGGGATAATCTCCCTCATCGTGGCATACTCAACGGTTGCGCGCGCCTTGTTCACGGCCTTTACAACCGCGATAACTGTCGAGGCAGTCAAGTTCTACTTCTCCCGGAACAGGGACGGTCTTTCCCTCGGTCTCGGCCTCGGAATCGGCCAGTACGTCCTCCTCTCCATCGGCACCTTCGTGGCGACGAACTTCATAATGCAACTGCCGGTTTCCTTCACGGGGCCGACCTACTGGGCCTTTCTCTTCGCGCTGGCCTTCACCGCTTTCCACGCGCTGTCTGCCGGGACGTACTCAAAGCTCCGCAACGTTAAGTTCCTCCTTCTCTTTGCCCTGATTGAGGGCCTCGCGCTCGTGATGGAGTCGCTTTCGTATCTTGGCCTTTCGCTGTTGCTCGTTCTTCTGGGAGTTGGAGCGGGACTCAGGCTCGGGGGTGTCATCGATGGAATCGCTGGACGAGAGGCTCATTGA
- the hemH gene encoding ferrochelatase encodes MRVLFTYMGAPTTPDEVEDFIFCFLYDVRKDIGLDVPGAKAIIRGIAKARARAVRGHYAVMGGKSPLVDYMREIAGLVSERTGHEIALGMCYSKPLLEELSDGFDLVFPLYHVYSSSTTERCLLKVRELFGERPYIREWWGNERFIAWVRHNIEKGLAESGFENPYVVLSVHSLPRKVIERGDPYLKSHTELAKRVMKAFDLEWEMAFQSRFGRGDWLGPEVPEVLERLREEGVEEVLVYPLSFLVENVETLYELDVEYREFAEKLGLRFYRAKLDHRHDYLISAIVQELRRWEDGKA; translated from the coding sequence TTGAGGGTTCTCTTCACCTACATGGGAGCGCCGACGACGCCCGACGAAGTTGAGGACTTCATATTCTGCTTTCTCTACGACGTGAGAAAGGATATAGGCCTCGACGTGCCCGGGGCAAAGGCGATAATCCGGGGCATAGCCAAGGCCCGCGCCCGGGCAGTTAGGGGCCACTACGCGGTTATGGGCGGGAAAAGTCCCCTCGTGGATTACATGCGTGAGATAGCCGGGCTGGTGAGCGAGAGAACTGGTCACGAAATAGCGCTCGGCATGTGCTATTCTAAACCCCTCCTCGAGGAGCTGAGCGACGGCTTCGACCTCGTCTTTCCGCTCTACCACGTTTACTCCAGCTCGACGACTGAAAGGTGCCTGCTCAAGGTCAGGGAGCTCTTCGGCGAGAGGCCCTACATCAGGGAGTGGTGGGGCAACGAAAGGTTCATCGCCTGGGTCAGGCACAACATCGAGAAGGGCTTAGCTGAGAGCGGTTTTGAGAACCCCTACGTTGTTCTAAGCGTCCACAGCCTGCCAAGGAAGGTCATCGAGAGGGGCGACCCCTACCTGAAAAGTCACACCGAGCTGGCGAAGAGGGTCATGAAGGCCTTTGACCTCGAGTGGGAGATGGCCTTCCAGAGCAGGTTCGGCAGAGGTGACTGGCTCGGGCCGGAGGTTCCGGAAGTCCTGGAAAGGCTCAGGGAGGAGGGCGTTGAGGAGGTTCTGGTTTACCCGCTCAGCTTCCTCGTTGAGAACGTCGAGACGCTTTACGAGCTCGACGTTGAATACCGGGAATTTGCTGAAAAGCTCGGGCTTAGGTTTTACCGGGCGAAGCTCGACCACAGGCACGATTACCTCATCTCGGCGATAGTCCAGGAGCTTAGGAGGTGGGAAGATGGGAAGGCTTAG
- a CDS encoding DUF1641 domain-containing protein, with product MSELKFTPEEISAVKELVEVAVALKKSGTLGILKAMTENGDKLLETIAEEKVVLRLTAIGNSALEPVRELEVEDVRKLSWNTEELVKALLKALAETNPKEVPKVGTTGAIGYLRDEDVQKGLGFLLTLAKNLGAVLNEK from the coding sequence ATGAGCGAGCTCAAGTTCACCCCCGAAGAGATTTCCGCCGTTAAGGAGCTGGTTGAGGTTGCCGTGGCTTTGAAGAAGAGCGGAACCCTTGGAATCCTCAAGGCCATGACCGAGAACGGGGACAAGCTCCTTGAGACCATAGCCGAGGAGAAGGTCGTCCTGAGGCTCACCGCGATAGGGAATTCTGCCCTCGAACCGGTCAGGGAGCTTGAGGTTGAGGACGTCAGAAAGCTCAGCTGGAACACGGAGGAACTCGTCAAAGCGTTGCTCAAGGCCCTCGCAGAGACCAACCCCAAGGAGGTTCCGAAGGTCGGAACGACGGGAGCGATTGGCTACCTCCGCGACGAGGACGTTCAGAAGGGACTTGGATTCCTCCTGACCCTCGCAAAGAACCTCGGCGCGGTTTTAAATGAGAAGTGA
- a CDS encoding NAD(P)/FAD-dependent oxidoreductase, translated as MAKVLVLGGGTAGLVAARYLKAEADRLKLDVDVTMVTASERHYMPPLFMEVALGSAEGHETWAPIKNAEKVYGFKVDIDRVTEIDLDNRQVKTEGGKVYDYDYLVLGLGVKYVWDKYKGLAEHGYHNFTLEGALELRKALYEFKGKRIVIYTPEAPHRCGIYPYEMGLNLRMYFEHRGIDDVEITVVHPDKEPAIGLGPDLVRFFRREMEKARVNFIRNEGHVEITPNKVITKNAEVEYDLLIKVPPIAIPDVMAFMADEKDPRWAKVKGPDFRYPGYDEVYVVSEASMPPLGLLTAGVPLHNASIVSATSILHQIHGGFPVAEYAPTMCVGHGYNTGFIGNCEYEWTGSKYRRECYLLFKSPLVRMMKDSFYRGWLDSLRL; from the coding sequence ATGGCGAAGGTTCTGGTCCTCGGAGGAGGTACCGCCGGTCTCGTGGCGGCGCGCTATCTGAAGGCGGAAGCGGACAGACTCAAGCTTGACGTTGACGTGACGATGGTGACCGCGAGCGAGAGGCACTACATGCCACCGCTCTTCATGGAGGTCGCGCTCGGTTCCGCCGAGGGGCACGAGACGTGGGCGCCGATAAAGAACGCCGAGAAGGTCTACGGCTTCAAGGTTGACATCGATAGGGTTACCGAGATTGACCTCGATAACAGACAGGTAAAGACAGAGGGGGGAAAGGTTTACGACTACGATTACCTCGTCCTTGGCCTCGGCGTCAAGTACGTCTGGGACAAGTACAAGGGACTGGCCGAGCACGGCTACCACAACTTCACCCTTGAAGGGGCCCTTGAGCTGAGAAAGGCCCTCTATGAGTTCAAGGGGAAGAGAATAGTCATCTACACCCCCGAGGCCCCTCACCGCTGTGGCATCTATCCATACGAGATGGGCCTCAACCTCAGGATGTACTTCGAGCACCGCGGAATTGACGACGTCGAGATTACCGTCGTTCACCCGGACAAGGAGCCGGCCATCGGACTCGGCCCGGACCTCGTCAGGTTCTTCAGGAGGGAGATGGAGAAGGCCAGGGTGAACTTCATCAGGAACGAGGGGCACGTTGAGATAACACCGAACAAGGTCATCACCAAGAACGCCGAGGTTGAGTACGACCTCCTCATCAAGGTTCCGCCCATAGCGATTCCCGACGTCATGGCCTTCATGGCCGACGAGAAGGACCCGCGCTGGGCCAAGGTCAAGGGACCGGACTTCCGCTACCCCGGCTACGATGAGGTCTACGTCGTCAGCGAAGCAAGCATGCCACCGCTTGGACTCTTAACGGCCGGCGTTCCGCTCCACAACGCCTCGATAGTTTCCGCGACGAGCATACTCCACCAGATACACGGCGGGTTCCCGGTTGCAGAGTACGCCCCGACGATGTGCGTCGGCCACGGCTACAACACCGGTTTCATCGGCAACTGTGAGTACGAGTGGACCGGAAGCAAGTACAGGCGCGAGTGCTACCTTCTCTTCAAGAGCCCGCTGGTCAGGATGATGAAGGACTCCTTCTACAGGGGCTGGCTCGACAGTTTGAGGCTGTGA
- a CDS encoding cytochrome ubiquinol oxidase subunit I: MDPVLLSRIQFALTAGYHWIFVPASIGMAFMVFLLWTMAAITNEEQWHKAAKFFSKWLGVFFVLGVPTGIVMEFEFGANWANYSVFVGSIFGPPLMLEGLFAFALESTFLGVLLFGMDRLPRAITWISSFFVFIGSSLSGLWILIANSWQQTPTAYIIKDTPLGPRAELTDFMKAVFNPLLVSQYTHTINSAILTGAYIVVAVSAYYLLKKRHVQVARSALALGIVVLAISSVIQLYPTGHEEGMVIAKYQPTKLAADEGLFHTEKGAPMVVFGIVDEKNQQVKYAIEIPKLLSWLAFGDWNAQVLGLHDAAKYVWYEQVLNNPNYENEQVKKQVIDSLMQAYGIDPNDPQANEKMVKVLEDALPVAFMFYAYRVMVGLGTLFIAIGGIGVLLLLLGKLYDARWFLKVLVVTVPLPWLAGEAGWFTHEVGRMPWMVWGMVTTNTGISPNVSATSVLITLIAFVVVYSILFYIWLHFVRKLIREGPEPVEGDVTAKPVPAVSTAGGGQ, from the coding sequence ATGGACCCGGTACTGCTGTCGAGAATACAGTTCGCCCTGACCGCGGGTTACCACTGGATTTTCGTGCCCGCGAGCATAGGAATGGCCTTCATGGTCTTCCTGCTCTGGACCATGGCGGCTATAACCAACGAGGAGCAGTGGCACAAGGCGGCGAAGTTCTTCAGCAAGTGGCTTGGGGTTTTCTTCGTCCTCGGTGTCCCAACGGGAATAGTCATGGAGTTCGAGTTCGGAGCAAACTGGGCCAACTACTCGGTCTTCGTCGGCTCAATATTCGGTCCTCCACTGATGCTTGAGGGTCTCTTCGCCTTCGCCCTCGAGTCGACGTTCCTCGGCGTGCTTCTTTTTGGTATGGACAGGCTCCCGAGGGCCATAACCTGGATTTCGTCGTTCTTCGTGTTCATCGGTTCGAGCCTCTCCGGCCTGTGGATTCTCATCGCCAACAGCTGGCAACAGACACCGACAGCCTACATCATCAAGGACACGCCCCTCGGCCCCAGGGCCGAGCTGACCGACTTCATGAAGGCCGTCTTTAACCCGCTCTTGGTCAGCCAGTACACCCACACAATAAATTCCGCAATCCTCACCGGTGCCTACATAGTCGTCGCGGTCAGCGCCTACTACCTGCTCAAGAAGAGGCACGTCCAGGTCGCGAGGAGCGCGCTCGCCCTCGGCATAGTCGTTCTCGCAATAAGCTCGGTAATCCAGCTCTACCCGACCGGCCACGAGGAGGGTATGGTCATAGCCAAGTACCAGCCGACGAAGCTCGCCGCCGACGAGGGCCTCTTCCACACAGAGAAGGGTGCGCCGATGGTGGTCTTCGGAATCGTTGACGAGAAGAACCAGCAGGTCAAGTACGCCATCGAGATTCCCAAACTGCTGAGCTGGCTTGCCTTCGGTGACTGGAACGCGCAGGTGCTCGGCCTCCACGACGCGGCCAAGTACGTCTGGTACGAGCAGGTTCTCAACAACCCCAACTACGAGAACGAGCAGGTCAAGAAGCAGGTCATAGACAGCCTCATGCAGGCATATGGAATCGACCCCAACGACCCGCAGGCCAACGAGAAGATGGTCAAGGTCCTTGAGGACGCCCTGCCGGTGGCGTTCATGTTCTACGCCTACCGCGTCATGGTCGGCCTTGGAACGCTCTTCATAGCCATCGGAGGTATTGGAGTGCTCCTCCTCCTGCTCGGCAAGCTCTACGACGCCCGCTGGTTCCTCAAGGTGCTCGTCGTTACCGTCCCGCTTCCGTGGCTCGCGGGCGAGGCCGGCTGGTTCACCCACGAGGTCGGCAGAATGCCGTGGATGGTCTGGGGAATGGTAACAACTAACACTGGAATCTCGCCAAACGTTTCAGCAACAAGCGTGCTGATTACGCTGATAGCGTTCGTCGTCGTGTACAGCATACTGTTCTACATCTGGCTCCACTTCGTCAGGAAGCTCATCAGAGAAGGTCCCGAGCCCGTTGAGGGCGACGTCACCGCGAAGCCGGTCCCCGCCGTTAGCACCGCGGGAGGTGGTCAGTGA